In the Caballeronia sp. LZ062 genome, one interval contains:
- a CDS encoding arylesterase has translation MDTLNKNWSARDFVKAAIASVMLTAAALSNAQAADAQAKPAIVVLGDSLSAEYGLPRDTGWVNLLRERLAKERLDYSVANSSISGDTTSGGRARLTTVLARIKPAVVIVELGANDALRGVPLTTTEANLRAIVDASQAAHAKVLLIGMYVPPNYGPDYSQKFHAVYERIAKDKNAALVPFLLAGIENKPSMFQADQIHPTVQAQPLLLDNVWPTLKPLLGAGASR, from the coding sequence ATGGACACCTTGAATAAGAACTGGAGCGCGCGTGATTTCGTGAAGGCTGCAATCGCGAGCGTGATGCTGACGGCGGCTGCTTTGTCGAATGCGCAAGCAGCCGATGCGCAAGCCAAGCCAGCCATCGTCGTGCTGGGCGACAGTCTCTCGGCGGAATACGGCCTGCCGCGCGATACCGGCTGGGTCAATCTGCTGCGCGAGCGGCTGGCGAAAGAGCGTCTCGATTATAGCGTCGCCAATTCGAGCATCAGCGGCGACACCACGAGCGGCGGACGCGCGCGGCTCACCACCGTGCTCGCGCGCATCAAGCCGGCAGTCGTTATCGTGGAACTCGGCGCCAACGATGCGCTGCGTGGCGTGCCGCTCACGACCACTGAAGCCAACCTTCGCGCCATCGTGGATGCATCGCAGGCCGCCCATGCGAAAGTGCTGCTCATCGGCATGTATGTGCCGCCGAACTACGGCCCGGACTATTCGCAAAAGTTCCACGCCGTGTATGAGCGCATCGCGAAGGACAAGAATGCAGCGCTCGTCCCGTTCCTGCTCGCGGGCATCGAAAACAAGCCGTCCATGTTCCAGGCCGACCAGATTCATCCGACGGTGCAGGCCCAGCCATTGCTTCTAGACAACGTCTGGCCGACGTTGAAACCCTTGCTGGGCGCGGGCGCGTCTCGGTAG